The genomic window AAGGCGGTAATCTCTTTAAGAGACGAAAACCTTGAACGGAAAGACCTAGCTGCCTTTGGATTGACGAGAAATGAAGCCAGGGCTTTAGCCAAACATATTATCCCTGGAAGCGTTTGGAGAGAGTTCTTAGGCCCACGGTTTGAAAAATACAAAATCGGCGATTTCTATTGTCTATCGAAGGATGACCCAACGATTCCAAGGGAAGTGTTTTCCAAATTTTTCGTTGATTGGCCGATTAACACGTTGCTGTATGCACCTATCCGTACACCAGAGGGAAAAATTGTAGCCATAATATCCTTACACAATCCCAAAGAGATAATGAAGCTGAGTAGGGAGTTTCTCATGCCGCTTGAGATTTTCCTACACCAAGTAGCTATGATTCTTGAGAACGCAGAGCTCTTTGAAAACCTTGAGAAGGCCCAGAAGGAGCTTGAGGCATACGCGAATCAGCTTGAGGAGAAAGTGGAGGAGCGTACCCGTGAGCTAAGAGAGATGCATGACCAACTGCTTAAAGCCCAGAGACTGGCAGTTATAGGCGAACTGGCGGGCATGATTGGCCACGATCTACGTAACCCGCTTACAAGCATTGCCGGCGCCACTTATTACCTTAAGAGGCGGCTAAGCCAAACAGGAGACCAAAGAATCATGGAAATGCTTGAGCTCATTGAGAAAAACATAGCATACTCAAACAAGATAATAAACGATCTCCTCGACTATTCTAGGGAAGTAAAACTCGACGTAGCCGAGACAACGCCAGAAAACCTTCTAAACGAAGCGTTAGCCGCTGTCGAGATTCCGCAAAACATTAAGGTTATAAAATTAGCGAACGAAAAGCCGAAAGTGAAAGTTGATTTTGAGAAAATGAAAAGAGTTTTCGTAAACCTTGTAAAGAACGCTGTGGACGCCATGCCACATGGCGGAACTTTAACAATCAAAAGCATGAAAGAAGGCGGCAACGTTGTTTTCACGGTTTCAGACACAGGCATAGGCATGACTGAAGAAGTGTTAAAGAAGCTTTGGACACCCCTGTTCACCACGAAAGCAAAAGGCATGGGCTTCGGCTTAGCCATATGTAAACGTTTTGTTGAGGCCCACGGGGGCACCATAACTGTTGAAAGCGCCCCCGGGAAGGGTACAACCTTCACGGTTACTCTTCCCATTGAACCCAAAATAGAAGGAGAAGGAGGTGAAAAAATATGGTTGAAAACGCTAGAATCCTCATTGTCGACGACGACGAAAACATAAGAAAAGTGTTGGCAATGATTCTTGAGGATGAAGGCTACACCGTTGACCAAGCGGAAACAGCCAAACAAGCCATTGAAAAGACGCGGAGAAACTTTTACAACGTAGCCCTCATTGACATCCGGCTGCCAGACATGGAAGGCATAGAACTCCTAACAAAGATAAAGGACACGGTGCCCAGAATGCGGAAAATAATTGTGACAGGTTATCCCACATTGCAAAACGCCATCGAAGCCGTAAACCGCGGAGCCGACGCCTACATACTGAAACCCTTCGACGTTAACAAAGTTCTAGCCACCATCAAAGAACAACTCAGAAAACAGGAAGAAGAACGACAATACAGCCAAGAAAAAGTAGCTGAATTCATAGAAACCCGTGTAAGAGAACTAGAAGCTGAAAAAATAGCCCAAAAACGCCCCTAGACCCCCCACTCTACACCCATTTTTCAATGTCCTTCTCTCCACAAATTTTCCAGAGCCCGTCATCCTGGCATGAAAACAAGACTTATCAGAGGTTCTTCCGAAAAAGAAAATAGCCGGGTCAATGAATAAAAACCTACGGGATCAAGTGAAAACAATGCGGGGTTGCCCTAGCCTGGTAGGGGGCAGGCCTGCTAAGCCTGTGGTCCATTTGGGCCGCGCGGGTTCAAATCCCGCACCCCGCGCCAAATCAGAAGCACCGTTTCCGACACCTCCAATTATCCCGTGATTTAACAATGCGTATAATCGGAGATTTGCCTTAAGATGCAGTGTACATGTCCCAGAGTGATGGTTTGCAGTTTGCTAAGCCTGTGGTTCGTTTGGTTGAATTGCGTGACTGGTGTCTGTTTCGCAGCTGAAGCATAGGGTGCTTTCGCGGTTTGTCCAGAAGGTTTTACCGCATTTCTTACAAGTAATCTTGTGCAGTAAATCCTTTTTTGCTGGCGATGTAAAAATATGTTGGGGTTTTGGAAAGGTTATGGCTTTTTTATGGCAGATTGGTTCGCAGGCTGTGCAGCCATTAACGCATTTGTGAGGGTTAGCCACCAATGCTTTGCCGTTCATAAAGGCGAATACACTGTTCGGGCAGTATTCCACGCAGCGGGGCTTGCCGTAAGTTGTGCAGCCATCGCATTTTTCTGGAAAAATTGTCGGATACCATGGTGTACAGGCTTTAGTCATATTTCATGCCTATTTTCATTTTTCATGTTTCTGCGACAGTCATAACAGTATTCTACGTCAAAGTTTGTTAGGAAGGTTTTGCCGCAGCTCTTGCATTTCACTTCCTTTAGCATGCCTTCTTTTATTGGTTGAACAGCTTTTAAGGCGTCTATTGCTTCTTGGGCGCATGGGCATGGACGTTTTACTCCAAAGTCGTTTTCGCTTGTCATACCTACAGCGACCCGCTTAAAAAGCCATATAACAGCCCGAAGGTTACGCTTCCAGCCCAAGCTATTACCACATAAGTGGCTACAACCTTCAATTTGGCTATTCTTGAAACTGCCATGGCGTTGGCGAAGTCGTATGGCTGTCCCATAAGCCAACTTAGCAAAGCGCCCTTTGACATGCCCTTACTCCATAACTCTTGCCCCAACGCAATTTCAACAAGGGTTGGTGTATAAAGTGGCCCGCCCAAAACTGATGCTATTAAAACGCCAGTAACACCCGTTAAATATGCTTCAACAATTTCTTCGGGGATGAACGCTGAAAGGTAGCCCACAACTATAAGCCCTATAATGAAGAATGAAAGAATCTGTTTTGCTAAGTACCCCGCAAATTTAAGCGCTGCCCAAAGCCTCTCATCTAAAGGCGGCTTAACAATTTCCACTTTTGCTGAAGACGCGGCGGAATTGGCTACTTGAAACTCTTTTTCGATAGCTTTGCCCCACGGTGTCTTGGAAACAACTATGCCTGCAATCAGGGCCACTGCTGCAGACACTATTATGCGCACTACAGCTATTTCCCACGAAATCATTTCGCCAGTCATTAGGATTGTTAGGATGTTCGCCGCCGGTGCCATTAAAAGGAACGCGATAGCTGGGCCTATTCCAGCCCCAGCGTACAGCACTCCACCGAAAAGTGGAACCATCGTGCATGAGCAAACAGTTAGGAAGGGCGCCATTCCAAGAGCCAACAAGTATCCGACGGCTTTACCCCGCCCCATATATTTTGTTATGGTCTCTTTTGGCACAAACTCGTAGATTAGTCCTGCGACGCTGAACGCGAAAAGGAGGCATATCCAAGCGTGGCTGAAGTAGTCGGCAATGTAAAGCGCCGGAATGGCTAAATATACAAGCGGTGTACCCCACAAACCAAGCTCGTCCAGCTTGTTTCTGAACGTCTCTTTTGTAGGCCGGGCTGTGACGCGACTATAGATTAGGAGGCCTATAACTATTATGAAGAAGGCTAACAGAATACCAGTTCGAACAGTTCTCTTTGTTTTCTCTTCCATGTTTTTCGCCCTTTTACTTGGCTGCTTCCATTATTATTTTTTCCACTTCTTCTGGGCTTGGAACCCGCCCCATGATTTTGACCGTGTTGTTTATGGCTATGGCAGGTGAGACCAGTACGCCGTATTTTTGAACAGTTTCCTTTGACATTATGTTAGCCTTTTCAATGTTCACCATAACACCAGCTTGCCTAAGCTTTTCAGCCGCCTTCTCCACAGCCTTTTTTGCTGCTTGACAACGCATGCAAGGTGGCTCCGGCCCAATGACTTCAACTTTAACCTCTTTCATCTCCGTTTCACCTTGTAAAGTGAAGTGAGAATATAGCAATATTTAAATATTGTTATAGACTTTGCTTTAAAACGTGCATCCAACAATGAAAAACATAGACAAGTTTAGGGCTAGGGTGTTCAACGCGCTTGCTGATCCTGTTAGGCTTAAGATTCTCGAGTTCTTGCGCAGTGGTGAGCGCTGTGTCTGCGAAATTGTCCCTTATGTTGGGATAGCTCAGCCACTGGTTTCTAGGCACTTGGCGATCCTGAAGCGGTGCGGACTTGTAAGGGATAGGAAAGAGGGAAACAAGCGGTTCTATTCGGTGACAAGTCCGACTGTTTTCAGGGTGATTGACGCTGTTGACACAAGTTTTGTGGATGCACTTATGAAGCATGTTGTTGAACAAATAGCCTAGAGGGGGGAGTTAAAAATGGTTGTGAAGGTTGAAACTTTCACGGCTGAACCGCCATGTGCGGGTTGCCTAAAACTTTTGGAGTATGCGGATTTGATTAAGGCGAGATATGGCGATAGAGTGGAAGTGGTAAAGCATATCGGGCCATGCGAGGAGTTCAGCAAATACGGCTTAACAGTGGTTCCAGCCATAGTCTTCAATGAAGGCAAAATAAAAATCATGGGTGTCTGCCCAAGCCTTCAAACCATCGAGGCGGCGCTTAAGGAAATGGGGGTTTAGAACATGCCGGTAAAAGTTGAAGTTTTCACTTCTGAACCGCCATGCTCCGGCGGAAGACTGCTCCTCAAACTCGTAGAGAAAATCAAAGAGGAGTATATGGACAAGATAGAGGTTGAAATTTACCGTGGAATGAACCCGAAATTAAGCGAGTATGGCATAAACGCCAGCCCCGCGGTAGTCATCGACAAGGACATTCGTATAATAGGGGTTTGCCCAAGTGAAGAAACCTTCAAAGAAGCATTAAGAGAGGCAGGCGTTCAATAGTGTCCGAGGTTGTCAAACAGACTTGGCGTGGAATACCCCGCGAGAAGATAGATTGGCATCCAACCGTTGACCCGGAACTTTGCATAGGATGCG from Candidatus Bathyarchaeota archaeon includes these protein-coding regions:
- a CDS encoding response regulator, translating into MVENARILIVDDDENIRKVLAMILEDEGYTVDQAETAKQAIEKTRRNFYNVALIDIRLPDMEGIELLTKIKDTVPRMRKIIVTGYPTLQNAIEAVNRGADAYILKPFDVNKVLATIKEQLRKQEEERQYSQEKVAEFIETRVRELEAEKIAQKRP
- a CDS encoding ferredoxin family protein produces the protein MTKACTPWYPTIFPEKCDGCTTYGKPRCVEYCPNSVFAFMNGKALVANPHKCVNGCTACEPICHKKAITFPKPQHIFTSPAKKDLLHKITCKKCGKTFWTNRESTLCFSCETDTSHAIQPNEPQA
- a CDS encoding permease — encoded protein: MEEKTKRTVRTGILLAFFIIVIGLLIYSRVTARPTKETFRNKLDELGLWGTPLVYLAIPALYIADYFSHAWICLLFAFSVAGLIYEFVPKETITKYMGRGKAVGYLLALGMAPFLTVCSCTMVPLFGGVLYAGAGIGPAIAFLLMAPAANILTILMTGEMISWEIAVVRIIVSAAVALIAGIVVSKTPWGKAIEKEFQVANSAASSAKVEIVKPPLDERLWAALKFAGYLAKQILSFFIIGLIVVGYLSAFIPEEIVEAYLTGVTGVLIASVLGGPLYTPTLVEIALGQELWSKGMSKGALLSWLMGQPYDFANAMAVSRIAKLKVVATYVVIAWAGSVTFGLLYGFLSGSL
- a CDS encoding thioredoxin family protein — protein: MKEVKVEVIGPEPPCMRCQAAKKAVEKAAEKLRQAGVMVNIEKANIMSKETVQKYGVLVSPAIAINNTVKIMGRVPSPEEVEKIIMEAAK
- a CDS encoding winged helix-turn-helix transcriptional regulator, coding for MKNIDKFRARVFNALADPVRLKILEFLRSGERCVCEIVPYVGIAQPLVSRHLAILKRCGLVRDRKEGNKRFYSVTSPTVFRVIDAVDTSFVDALMKHVVEQIA
- a CDS encoding thioredoxin family protein; this translates as MVVKVETFTAEPPCAGCLKLLEYADLIKARYGDRVEVVKHIGPCEEFSKYGLTVVPAIVFNEGKIKIMGVCPSLQTIEAALKEMGV
- a CDS encoding thioredoxin family protein; amino-acid sequence: MPVKVEVFTSEPPCSGGRLLLKLVEKIKEEYMDKIEVEIYRGMNPKLSEYGINASPAVVIDKDIRIIGVCPSEETFKEALREAGVQ